From the genome of Vulpes lagopus strain Blue_001 chromosome 2, ASM1834538v1, whole genome shotgun sequence, one region includes:
- the PYGO1 gene encoding pygopus homolog 1 isoform X1, with protein sequence MSAEQEKDPISLKRVRGGDSGLDGLGGPGVQLGSPDKKKRKTNTQGPSFPPLSEYAPPPNPNSDHLVAANPFDDNYNTISYKPLPSSNPYLGPGYPGFGGYSTFRMPPHVPPRMSSPYCGPYSLRNQPHPFPQNPLGMGFNRPHAFNFGPHDNSSFGNPSYNNALSQNVNMPNQHFRQNPAENFNQIPPQNANQVSNPDLASNFVPGNNSNFTSPLESNHSFIPPPNTFGQAKAPPPKQDFSQGATKNTNQNSSTHPPHLNMDDTVNQSNIELKNVNRNNAVNQENSRSSTTEATNNSHANGTQNKPRQPRGAPDTCTTEKSNKSSLHPSRHGHSSSDPVYPCGICTNEVNDDQDAILCEASCQKWFHRICTGMTETAYGLLTAEASAVWGCDTCMADKDVQLMRTRETFGPPAVGSDA encoded by the exons ATGTCAGCAGAACAGGAGAAGGATCCCATTTCGCTGAAGAGAGTTCGAG gtggtGATAGTGGACTGGATGGGTTAGGAGGGCCAGGTGTACAACTAGGAAGCCCAGACAAGAAAAAACGCAAGACAAATACACAG GGGCCTTCTTTTCCTCCATTGTCTGAGTATGCTCCACCACCGAATCCAAACTCTGACCATCTAGTGGCTGCTAATCCATTTGATGACAACTATAATACTATTTCCTATAAACCACTACCTTCATCAAATCCGTATCTTGGCCCTGGTTATCCTGGCTTTGGAGGCTATAGCACATTCAGAATGCCACCTCACGTTCCTCCAAGAATGTCTTCCCCATACTGTGGTCCTTACTCTCTCAGGAATCAGCCACACCCATTTCCTCAGAATCCTTTGGGCATGGGTTTTAATCGACCTCATGCATTTAACTTTGGGCCACATGATAATTCAAGCTTTGGAAATCCATCTTATAACAATGCACTGAGTCAGAATGTTAACATGCCTAATCAACATTTTAGACAAAATCCTGCTGAAAACTTCAATCAGATTCCTCCACAGAATGCTAACCAAGTATCTAACCCTGACTTAGCATCTAACTTTGTCCctggaaataattcaaattttactTCTCCATTAGAATCTAATCATTCTTTTATTCCTCCCCCAAACACTTTCGGTCAAGCAAAAGCACCACCTCCAAAACAAGACTTTAGTCAAGGAGCAACCAAAAACACTAATCAAAATTCCTCTACTCATCCACCTCACTTAAATATGGATGACACGGTGAATCAGAgtaatattgaattaaaaaatgttaatcgAAACAATGCAGTAAATCAAGAGAACAGCCGTTCAAGCACCACAGAAGCTACAAATAACAGCCATGCAAATGGGACACAGAATAAACCACGGCAACCAAGAGGTGCCCCAGATACATGCACCACTGAGAAAAGCAATAAATCCTCTCTCCACCCAAGCCGTCATGGCCATTCTTCTTCTGACCCAGTGTATCCTTGTGGAATTTGTACAAATGAAGTGAATGATGATCAGGATGCCATCTTATGTGAAGCTTCTTGTCAAAAGTGGTTTCATCGGATCTGCACTGGAATGACTGAAACGGCTTATGGCCTCCTAACTGCGGAAGCATCAGCAGTATGGGGCTGTGATACCTGTATGGCTGACAAAGATGTCCAGTTAATGCGTACTCGAGAAACTTTTGGCCCACCTGCAGTGGGCAGTGATGCTTAG
- the PYGO1 gene encoding pygopus homolog 1 isoform X2, with protein MKIGGDSGLDGLGGPGVQLGSPDKKKRKTNTQGPSFPPLSEYAPPPNPNSDHLVAANPFDDNYNTISYKPLPSSNPYLGPGYPGFGGYSTFRMPPHVPPRMSSPYCGPYSLRNQPHPFPQNPLGMGFNRPHAFNFGPHDNSSFGNPSYNNALSQNVNMPNQHFRQNPAENFNQIPPQNANQVSNPDLASNFVPGNNSNFTSPLESNHSFIPPPNTFGQAKAPPPKQDFSQGATKNTNQNSSTHPPHLNMDDTVNQSNIELKNVNRNNAVNQENSRSSTTEATNNSHANGTQNKPRQPRGAPDTCTTEKSNKSSLHPSRHGHSSSDPVYPCGICTNEVNDDQDAILCEASCQKWFHRICTGMTETAYGLLTAEASAVWGCDTCMADKDVQLMRTRETFGPPAVGSDA; from the exons ATGAAGATAG gtggtGATAGTGGACTGGATGGGTTAGGAGGGCCAGGTGTACAACTAGGAAGCCCAGACAAGAAAAAACGCAAGACAAATACACAG GGGCCTTCTTTTCCTCCATTGTCTGAGTATGCTCCACCACCGAATCCAAACTCTGACCATCTAGTGGCTGCTAATCCATTTGATGACAACTATAATACTATTTCCTATAAACCACTACCTTCATCAAATCCGTATCTTGGCCCTGGTTATCCTGGCTTTGGAGGCTATAGCACATTCAGAATGCCACCTCACGTTCCTCCAAGAATGTCTTCCCCATACTGTGGTCCTTACTCTCTCAGGAATCAGCCACACCCATTTCCTCAGAATCCTTTGGGCATGGGTTTTAATCGACCTCATGCATTTAACTTTGGGCCACATGATAATTCAAGCTTTGGAAATCCATCTTATAACAATGCACTGAGTCAGAATGTTAACATGCCTAATCAACATTTTAGACAAAATCCTGCTGAAAACTTCAATCAGATTCCTCCACAGAATGCTAACCAAGTATCTAACCCTGACTTAGCATCTAACTTTGTCCctggaaataattcaaattttactTCTCCATTAGAATCTAATCATTCTTTTATTCCTCCCCCAAACACTTTCGGTCAAGCAAAAGCACCACCTCCAAAACAAGACTTTAGTCAAGGAGCAACCAAAAACACTAATCAAAATTCCTCTACTCATCCACCTCACTTAAATATGGATGACACGGTGAATCAGAgtaatattgaattaaaaaatgttaatcgAAACAATGCAGTAAATCAAGAGAACAGCCGTTCAAGCACCACAGAAGCTACAAATAACAGCCATGCAAATGGGACACAGAATAAACCACGGCAACCAAGAGGTGCCCCAGATACATGCACCACTGAGAAAAGCAATAAATCCTCTCTCCACCCAAGCCGTCATGGCCATTCTTCTTCTGACCCAGTGTATCCTTGTGGAATTTGTACAAATGAAGTGAATGATGATCAGGATGCCATCTTATGTGAAGCTTCTTGTCAAAAGTGGTTTCATCGGATCTGCACTGGAATGACTGAAACGGCTTATGGCCTCCTAACTGCGGAAGCATCAGCAGTATGGGGCTGTGATACCTGTATGGCTGACAAAGATGTCCAGTTAATGCGTACTCGAGAAACTTTTGGCCCACCTGCAGTGGGCAGTGATGCTTAG